DNA sequence from the Glycine soja cultivar W05 chromosome 18, ASM419377v2, whole genome shotgun sequence genome:
aaaaaaagtgatcttaaaattattttttatattacttatatCATGACAAAATTTGTGcttaaaaatgtgtttttctaTTCTAGTGATGTTCATCTTCATGGGGAAAGTAccacttattaaaaataatgtttattagTGCTGTGAAAAGTACtatttaatgttaataatgCTCATTATTGCTGCAAAAAGTTGCTCTTCTATGTCAATATTATTATTGCTActgaaaaaaagtatttttctatGTCGACGTATTTGCTATTGCTAGAAAAGGTACTAATGAATGCCAATAAGTTCATTGTTGCCatgaaaaattatctttttacaccaataatgttgttgtcgttggaaaaaaatattgctTGATACTAACAACACATTTGTAGTAACATTTATCACGCACTGCCCAGACTCTGTTATATATGCTGTTATGGTTTGATGGTATTTAAAGATCTtctaattattatgattttgtCTTACTTTTCGTCACTAGCCAAACTGCAAATCTCTTTCATACAACTTTTGAGGTGAAGATATTGACTTTTGATGATGGAACGATGAGAGACAACATGGAAGCGAGCCATGTATAAAGGTCACTGCCATCTGGTAAgcaatgatgatgattatctttcttcttcttcttttttacttaactaAAAATACTTTATTCCATACTcatttttagttcaatttttattaaaagtataaGTAAACCCTTATATGAataagaattcattttaaaaaaaaggatgatacatgtattaaataagaaatataaaattattttaaacacttGGACGAGCAAATATTTCTCTTTGAAACAATTAATACGGTTTAATTTAAAAACGGCACACATACAAGAAAAGTTAAGctatatgataatttgatagTTTACTAGTGATTAACTGTCGCTGTATTCGGTTTCTGCTTAATAAAATGTtacataagttaaaatcagtGTGATCAAATTGTATTTtcgatttttaattatattataatattgggAAATACCAAAGTCTTGCATCGACTATTTCAATCTTTAGAGTGCAGCTTATATATTTGTTAGGCAACTTCTCTTAATGTCAAttgattttaagatgaaatctaacatgaTATCAGAGCAGACTCTGATATGAGACCTCGTCTTTGCTTCCCGAACAAGTGCTAGGTGTGAAGGGGGAGTATTGGGATCCGGCTTCCTCAAGTGTGAGCATCGACTGAGCTTAATAAAACGGAGGTTGATGATCAATCTACTAAATTAACGTCCCTACACCTTGATATGCATTTGTGAGACCCAAAACAAGTTGAACGACGAGACAGCTCTTCGACAGACATTTTCTATTTCAAGAGTGATGGAGATATGGTTCCTTATATTGAAAACCGCAAGAGACGAATGTAAAGAACTCTTATTGTCTGTCATGAcggtgagaagaagaagaaataagagaTGGAGGGAAGGTAAGGTAAGGGAAGTGATTTGAGAGAGATAAAGTAAGAGAATATATTTGAGAGAGACAACGAGCTAAAAGGCTCACAGGGGTTTGAAAAGTTCAGCCCATGTCACGTATTGAACATTTTCCATCTCAAGAATGATTGGGACATGATTCTTGATGTTGGAGACAGCAAGAACAGTGTGAAAGATAGAGTTTGAGTGAGACATGGTgatggagaagaaaaagaaagggactGAAGGTGCTAGGGCCTGTGTGCAAAAGTCAAAGGAAGGCGTTAGGGCTCTCACATTAtccattctaagatggtatcagaaCAAGTTCTGATCACGCTTTCGCTAGCTCTCGCTTGTGATGACAAGCACCCACCATTTGTTGTTCAAGCATCAAGTCCAAGAAGTACTTGGCGTGAGGGGGTGTGTTGGAAATAATTCAAGTTCCACATCGGCTAACAATATAACCTTATAAGTGAGAGATAACTCTCACCCCTTGAACTAGTTTTTGAAGTTGAGTTAGACTCAAACTCACCTTCTAAGATGGTATCAAGCCCAATAAGTGTTGGGCGTGAAAGAGGTGTATTGAGAAATATCTAAGTCTCACATAGGCTACCTCAACCCTTGGAGTGCagcttatatatctgttggataacttcacttaatgccaattgattttaagatgaaatctaacaataatattatagtatagattaattaattaattaagacatTGTTTGGCTAGTGACCAAAAGTAAgacaaaaatcataataattagaAGATCTTTAAATACCATCAAACCATAACAGCATATATAACTGAGTCTGCCCAGTGCGTGATAAATTAGAAGGAAAATTATTGATGGATACTTTGGTTAATCTACATATataagaagagatgaaaagatacaagagaaaaaaaaaattggggtgAGTAAGCATGTGGATTTGGGGTGCATGTGTGCATCATAAAGCTGTCACTTTGACTAATGAAACTTTTTGCCACCAGTTAACTGAATCATGAGGTCCCTCTGTTCATTGCGCCCTAAATCAGTTcaagatttttctttctcttttacagatatagtatttttaatttttaattttatttttaatatgaataattaattataattaaaaatatataatttattaaattgtagATGTACATATactagtaattattttttaaaaaaatattttttcttcaaagagtatataaaataaagcaaaGAGTGAGAGAAATTTAATACTGTTTGAAATCTGACCATCTCTGATACTACACACTGTCTTACACCGATATTTTAACAACAAATTCAATAAATGTCAGTATAGTATTAGgtgtattgaattttttttggaaagaaagtGTATGCAGTGTTAGGTGTGTAATGGTCCTTTTGGGAAAGGGAGAGTACACGAgttgtttatttcaaagaatAAATTAGATGCATGCAAACTCTACTTTTTAGttataactaataaaatatatgtaattccgtcaattattttttaaaattattttaaattaattaaaaaatttaataatttaagaaaaaatatttaagaatttgAATAACATAATTCATTTAGGAAATCTTTTAAATGATTGACCaattcaaacaatatatatatatttaatgcatataggaattttagaaaaataattaatctatttaTAAGAGGATGACTGCAAGAGAATTGTGTTTGAACTTTGATGCTATATCTATATGAATTCTTTGCTCCCCCTCTAGAGTCTTGTCGCATTACATGCTTAATAAAGTTGGAAGAATGCTGATAAAAAAGAAGTTGGAAGAACgggagttttttttattatagaaaattattCATCAACACTCAATTTGCTCATAAACATCTACTGAGAAAGAGAGCATTTTTTACGTATTGATGTATGCGGTTTTTCCATTCCTGCAAttctaatataaataatatgatttgaCATAAAACAAGATATGTGTTTGTTAggtatttaaaaacataaatatttatatatcatcGTTTATTTTGGCATAGAGCCGGAGACTATAGACAAGATTGGAGTGCTTGTGAAAAGACAAGCCAAAATTATCACAATATCAAAATGATTAATAAGGATAcgtatttgttttaaattgtttacaataattaatttttgatttattgattatgaattaattatttttaaaaatgaagtaaaattattattatttttttaaaagtgatcttaaaattattttttataaacaaaatagaaatacgTTAAAAGTAtatgtaaatatcttttatgaattatatatatattgacaattaaattattagtaaaGATAGATATTTCACAGTGACATTTGATTGTCATTAGAAtaagattttcttttgttaacaaGGTCAATTTTATAGggaaaaaatatacttatatcATGACAAAATTTGTGCTACAAAAAGTGTTTTTCTATTATATAGCAGAAAGTACCTCATTAACAATAATGTTTATTATCAACAATAATGTTTATTATGGctgtaaaaaatactatttaatgCTAATAATGTTCATTGTTGCTACAAAAAGTTGCTTTTCTATGGCAATGTTGTTGTTGCCActgaaaaaagtatttttctttgTCGACCTATTTGTTTTTGCTAGAAAAAGTACTAATGAATGCCAATAACGTTCATTGTTGTTGccaaaaattctttttttttataccaatAATGTTGTTGTGGTTGGGAAAAATATTACTTGATGCTAACAACATTTATATTCACATTTACGTGACCTCAAACATAAAGTTTTTCGGGtaatcattttataaatattttaaaaataaaaaaatagttattttcgtAAAATGATCTATTTTCAAATACACAttcggataaaaaaataattctcaaATACACATTAACATTATTAAGCTCTAACTAtctaatgtataaaaaaaagacacgatgataaaaaaaactctcacgttaaatttattttttctatttttttattgtgacaATGGTAAAAAGTATATTCATTAATattgttgataattaatttttattggagaACTAATGATCTTTAGTTCTCTCAACTTAATACCACTTACACTATACATTAATTTCTCAGGTTatgaaaattcatttaaaaattgattttttacgataaatatttttgatatatataaatttcataatcaaaatcttaaatcacagatttaaaaaatatgattatttttcaacTATACAATTCATAACCAAAAAAGTCACATTGCATATgttgcatttatttattttatttggacaGGAATTGATggacatgcaacatatatacataATCTGACTAGACTTAGAGAACAAGTATATTCATACAGAAACATCTATTCAGAAAAGAGACACCAAGTCCGCACAACGGTGCACAAAAAGAATGAACCTCAAATGCTGAAGATATTCTGTCATTACCCTTTCGGCCACTAACagcaaatatataaaatgtctGAAATCTGAAGAGCTAACCATGTTGGTAAATACTCCATTAGATCCAAACATTCGATGGAAATCTATAGTATACTACGTAGAAATTCTATGAATCAGTCACTTCATATAGTTTATTCGCTATGAGtctaaaagaatagaaaaagaagttttaaatttcttatataaTCGAGCTTAATTAGTTAAATGGAAAGTTTTCAAAGTGGCATAAAGAAAGAATACAATATCGACCTAGGAGCTCACTGATTCCATGTTTTGCACATTCAACAAGAATTTTGAGGgtgaaagatatttttaatatatattaaaaaaattgatactaCAACTCTCGatagtataattatttttaataaaactaaatcTATTAATATAggcattaaaaatttatatcaataaataatatatcatattaataattattttattatataaaaaaagaatattttgtaTCTGTAGTCAAGAACTCCTACCGAAGCAAAATTGGTCTCAGGGAAAGCCAATTAATGGAAAAAAAGACGAAGGAAAAACGCTGCCACTAAACTGCGAGTTCAGCTCAATATCTATCAAGCATATATATGAAATTACGTGCAttgttttttacattagttaaatgtataattgatgtaaaaaatatcacattttatatcgattatatatatattgatgtaaatataattgatataaaaaacatCATATTTATATCATAACTAATGTAAATATTCGAACTCACATATAAGTCAAGAAATGAcgcattttaattttgtgagcacaaaaaatatattaaaaattttgcaGAAATGACTTGGACTTCAATTTTTTAAGCCTAAATTAAATATAGACTTTTTGGTCCAGCTCATTATAACTCGGGACCTGTATTGGGATGGATACCTAGTTTTGCCACCTATTCTTGTGAGTAGGTGGTCTTCTTTTCTAATTCTAATGGGAGTAGAAAAATATGATAGATCTTATACAAACCCATCActataaatgaaagtaaaaacaGTGTGTATATATAGGCGAGTAACATAACCCTTTAAACACACCATAACACAGTAATACTTTGATAAATTGATTGCTTAGGCTCCCAAAGTTTGAACTACGTAGTTAacgactattttttttttctcatgccACAGACACAAACGTTCTCTATGTTTGAATAGTGTCAAATAGGAATATTAATATTAGAGCTTAGTTCATATCCGTTTCTTTCTCTAAAttttcacacacacatatatagcaGCTGGTCCTTAGGAATAATTCATACTATACATTTCTTAAGTTCTCACGATTGTCTCAATTATTGTTGTCAAGGGATCCAAAAGAGATTAACAATAGAGCCTACAAGTAAATGATGCAGCGGTAAGGAAGACAAAATTTGCACTGGTAAAAAGTGTGGAAATAACAGTTAGTGTGTCTGGAATAGCATCTTTTTTGCCATGTTAATGCAGAAGTTAGTATTGTTACGCATAGAATGTACATTTTGTTTACTGTTTGGTCGTGTTCAAACACTTACAGTAACAACATCTAGTGTGTGTTTGAATATTACCAAAATCGTGATGAATTCAACAAAATCATATAGAATACATGAATTTTTTGAAACATCTATAAGTAATTTCAAAGACACCGTATTTTTAAAATCGAATTTGCTTGATTCACCTAACCGTCAGTCCAAACATACCATTAGAAGAACCTACCGAAACAAAACTATTCAGAaggaatttgaaagaaaaaaaaaatgcaatgagAAAGTCTTATGAAATAGTGACTCAGAGGAGACAAATCAAGAAGTGGATAAAACggtaaaaaaacaaatcatgccTAAAGCAACCATGAGAAAAATGGAAATAAGGGTCATATCATCGGGCGCAACCACATGTGATGCACAAACTCTTCTTCACAATGCAATATAATGTAACTTTGAGTTGACAAGACCTCAACAAATAGAGCCTACGTAAAAGACACAACACACTCATGAGCTCATAAGCACCCATTTGTGTCCTTCTTTTGTAGGTATATAAATATAGGTCTTATGCATCCTcgcttttcatttttaactttttacctTGACCTTTAAAGGCAACATTCTCCTCCATCTAATCGAGAAAACCTTCAATTATTTAGTgttctttttttaatcactaCAAGATGAAAACCTTGAAACTTACTAAAAACTGTAGAAACACCTTATTATCATTAGCTTATTCTCAATGGTTTTTGTAGCGTACCAAATcatacaaaataaacaaaatatgccaattataattaattttttcaaactaATTAAAGATCAGTTCTAGCTTGATTCAGAATCAAAAGAAACAAATCGATCTATACCAAGTGCAGAATAGAAACTGAAAATTTTGATTCAATACTTTCACCAATTAGCTTTTTGCACGTAGAGAACATACATTTTTTAGGCATGATATGAAGGAAAATTGTCTCTAACGTTACTTGCTCTGCTATTTACCtagtgaataataataataaagagctaacaaaatatttatccttttttctGCGTGCTTGAACTTTGATCCTTGGCTATGGCTTTGAGGACTCTAGAGTGTGCTGATCCACGATATGATGAGCCGCAAAGAAGAACGTTAAACAATGCTTGTTGTTGAGAATGATTCTAGTCATGCCAACAGAGAAGCATGACTACACATCTTCTGATTATGTATAGTCTTCCTTTTTGCTCTTTGAGGCACCCTCCAAGCCTTCTGCATAAAACTTTCTTCTTTGAACCTCTCATGGAATCTTTGCTCATCTTTGAGTCTATGCTCCTTCCTTTCTTTGTTAACAACTTACACTTTGTAGTGTACAGAGACAGTGTGtgtgttgaaacttgaaacccTTGAAGCAATGATACAAATGGGGCTCCAAAGGGCTTCTTATAGAGCGAAATGTGTGGTCCAAGGTTCCTAAAGAAAATGTCTATAGGACCCCCCAATTCAGATTTCATGCtcccattctctctctctctctctctctctgcaccAACATTTATGTGGCATCAACCACCAAGATAAGTGGTCGGCCATTGAATTaagcaaaattaacaaataatagtAATGTTTAGGTGATGCTAAGTAAAAAGCCAATGTTATCTTAGATTTTTGAGCTTTCCATTCCATGGTTTCGCGATAATAATAAGAACCTCATAATTAGGCCTAGAAACAATGAAGTTTGCTTGTCATGTCGTTTTGACTATATTCTCCAATTATTTGTGACACCTATATCCGTGTGAAATTTCCCTcttcaaaatttaatcaatgaatCATTTGAAAGAACTTCTAACTTATTTGAATACATTCTAACttataattaagtttataaTGATTTGTGACCTTTATTATTTCTACGTTTGagcttatagttttttttttttaacacgggtaaaatatgttgcatgtacacatgattttaaaaaaatagttatacaaCATTAATATTATGGGTTAAAGTATTTTTAGTCACCGCAATACAATTATAACTGTAATTGTGATCATATTTTTAtgcaattatttataataaataggtTTTTTTACTTATCCTAATTAATGCAATTGTAGACTGTAATTTAAAATCATGGTTGTACCCTATAGTAATGGTCTAGAGCTAATTTAATTTGGTATTTACCCATGTTCCTGTTCGTTCAAAACTAACAGATGTGCCTCCTTCTTCAGTTCTTCTATATATCTTACACTAGATCCTCCGAAAACTGTAATGGCAGGCTAATAGTCAAAGTTAGGCATGTGATTTCAAATTTGGGATATAAAGACAAGGGTGTGTCAGAGAAGGTTATCTTGAAGGACATTAGAGTATAAATGTAAAATGGCTGTGGCTCCACGAGTTATGGCCTAATGTGCTTAATCGTGTGGCAATGAGCAAGATTCTCTCACTGTCTCTGTAAGTTAGTCCACAAATGTAGTAAAAAATCAAAGATATTTAATGactcctttatttttatttatatttttatccacTACCGTGTACtacacttttttctttctttcttccgtGCCTTAGCCTATAAGTTTGAAGCCGAAAAATGTATGTAATAAAAGCTAGAAAATTAATACTGCTAGCTGAATCTGAAATTAATCCGAGAGACTTCTTCAAACCCTAGCAATTGCTACATTTTAGGGTTTCGTCTTAATTTAACAACAATCATAATCCCACATGTTGTGTCTTGTGCTTCACCCATATCACTTAGAATTGCAGCTGCCgctta
Encoded proteins:
- the LOC114394485 gene encoding uncharacterized protein LOC114394485, whose product is MKSELGGPIDIFFRNLGPHISLYKKPFGAPFVSLLQGFQVSTHTLSLYTTKCKLLTKKGRSIDSKMSKDSMRGSKKKVLCRRLGGCLKEQKGRLYIIRRCVVMLLCWHD